aaaacttgctgacagggtggtatggaaaaagaggaaaagggaaaacccaaaacaaactggcgacaatatcaaaaatatttgcgggggtCGATGGTACAataaagaaaagcgtaaaatgAGTTTGGgcgggatggtggggaggtccacgggTGTCAAAcatagcataccgttattgatgatgatgggtaCTAGGCCGTGTGATAGTGCAATCTGGTAGACCCTTCCTTTATTCTCCGATCAGGTAAGAGATATTTACCCAGGACCTACACTTAAAACGTCCCATCACCGAATCGAACCTTTCCCTCAGTCATGGGCGTTTTGTAAACCACTAtcaaaaaaacattgttttttccaaaccaaaaaaggggatttttaaaataaaccccaagTAAGCTCATTTTTCTCCAACCTATCATTCTAGTTAGGAAAATGGGTATATACTGTTTCTCCGGAGCAACGAACACCTAGTTTTCTAGACGTTTATTCCGATTCTCGTGGGCTAGTAACAAATTATCTGTGGATATCGATAAATTATTTCctacgaaaaaaagtaaataaatcgaTCGTTTAGTctcgggaaatttttgggaattctTAAATATTAGGACCAATTAGACTGAAATACTGCCGACATAACAAGGCTATCGCACAGACGCTTGATTTCATTTGGGAATATGTCAGCCTTACACAAGAATCTTTTCGCAAATAAAGCATAAGATTCGAAGTAGGTCCCAGGCCAGCCAAACAATGCAAAACAATTCACTGTTAAACTATGGTAATCTCTATATGGAGGTAACACGGAACATTACTACGAGTAACGCCATATCGCTaaaacaaaatactaatataagCACTTTCTCCAACATTCTCAAAAAACAAATATGCAAATTCGTAATAGGAAACACAACCACGTCTTTATTCTCTAAAAGGTCAAACTATTAGAAGGGCAATTATTATTCCCATCGTTATTGTGAAACAAGTTTACGAAAATGGGACGATATACCTCAGCAATAGGTCCACGTAGTGACGCTTCCTTTAAAAAACTGTAGGTTTGTCTCTCGTACGCTAATGTTGATCTTAAACGTTAGCATGTCAGattttaatggtgatgatggtggtgttgatgttgacggtgacggtgacggtgacggttgAAAGGTGGGTTTAATggaagatgatgagagatgagatgtttatgatgatgatgaaagtgatgatatgatgatgatgtgagatgatgatgatgagatgatgaatgatgatgagggtatgatatggatgatgatggaaaatAAAATGATGGTGGTTTTTTTATAGAGATGTTTTTTTGGCTCCTTCCtgtaaaatgtattgggggggaaacccaaaacccctctGTAAGGAGCCAATAACAGGCGTCTGTCCCTTGTATTTACCCTTGCCAACAATCAACAATACGGAAGGTTTGACTATGTAAAATATCGCGCCAATGacaatgtatatatctgtttactcGCGATGTATCAAATTGTGGATAACAAGCAATCTAGTCGTTTCTTAACCTTTGATATTGACGTGAAGAGAAAATGTTTATACTTGTAAGAAAACTACAGGCAAGAGTATTTAAGtaagaacactttttttttttaccatttgttcTCACATTCCCCGGAAACCGAATCGCGTGTATAGGTTTCTGACAAGGACCAGACAACACAATCTTTGCGATCTCCATTTACCATGATCTCATCAACACCCAAGATCCCAATGATCTGCCAATCCTCTTAACTTATATCATCAACGTCTGCATGTTTACTATCTGCAATATATTCAGTTTCTCGGTAACTCTGAATTGTCTCTACGCTTGTTATCCTTCATTGCGTCACGTTCTTTGTAATTTTTCATCTCCCTTGCCTGTGAAAACTCTTGATAACCCTGTGTTGCTAAAGTATGTCGAATttgtcatgtatattttttttacttctaagagagagagagaataaagataaaacctTATATgtcaaaatttacaaattttaaagttttccccTCCGTCAATTGAAACCAAGTCGAAGCTGATTGGTCGAGCCAGATGGAAGCGACGCCCAATCAGATGCTGACTTTTACCCGTATAAGAAGTTTTCGGTTATGCGGGAAATGCCGGGAATGACACTGgtcctagattttttttctttatcactaaggtctttaaataatgataaaacgtgtaatatatataaatatatacattacaagcacacacacgcacacacgcgcgcgcgcgcacaccacacacacacacacacacacaacacacacacacacacaccccaaaaacacacacaccccacacaacacaccacccaaaacctgtagtgttgtgtgtgttgtgtatccattggttatataaaatactatctttttttttaacggtaggtttatgttttagccgccgtggtacagcatgatacttaattgtgttttcggttgtgatgctcttgggtgagtcgtgggggtcccccgttcctttccacggggagtgccggtttacctttttaggtaatcattctctctgttttttccgggcttgggccagcactgacttggctggcttggccacccatgggtaggtaggcaatcgggtgaattccttgcccagggaacacgcgccggccggggctcaacccccgaactcagattccgtcgtgatATCTTGAGGGCCCCGTTACATTACATACTTTGtttaaaatctatacatatacatacttagtattatacatatacatcttattatattaatatacaatcatacttatgtatatatcttactatatatattatatattaatattatatatatattattaatatatgtatatatataccatacaacataccactaatatacataatagacaaaaacacacaccacatacacacacacgcccacaatatgtatttatatatatatattatatatatatatatatatatatatatatatatgtgtgtatgtgtgtgtgtgtgtgtgtgtgcatatatatatattatatattatatatatatatatatatatatatatatatatatatatatatatgcacacacacacacacacacacacataacacaacacacacacacacacacacacacacacacacacacacacacacacacacacacacacacacacacacacaccacacaatatatatatatatataatatatatatatatatatatatatatgtatatatatataatatatatataattattcatagatacaaatattttatatatatgtgtatatgtatattgtatatatatgtatgtgtatgcatgtatatgtaagtgtatgtatatgtatatgtgtatatgtatatatacatatatattcgcatatatatactgccgcgatggtctagtgattagagcactggactccgaccctcgtggtcccgagttcaattcctcgccatgtaagtcgtaaaaaatgcctgcctTTCGATTAATGGCTTgagcccgatttcacggcgagaaaacgaatatatcgccttgagaagtcaaagggGCAGGTGTTATAGGGGAAGTCGTCGCCGTGTTAcatgtgttagcgcgccgaaccgcggttgattaggaaggggcaACCAGCAGGCAAGGGTGgactgccaaatagcctctcaacagtgaatgagagaggccaatgtcctgcagtgaattgaatggctgatgaaaaaaaaaatatatatatacgcacgtacgtatatatatatatatatatatatatatatatatatatatatatatatatatatatatatatatatatatttttatatattatatatatatatatatatatatatatatatatatatatatatgttctatatatgatatatatatattatacatttatatatatattatatatatatatatatataatatatatatatatatattatatatatcacacacacactatgctatatatatatatatatatatatatatatatatatatatatatatatatatatatatatatatataatatatatatatatatatagagagagagagaggagagagagagagagagagagagagaggagagagagagagagagagagagaggagaagagagagagaggaggagagggagagagagagatgagagagatgagagaaaggagagagaaggagagagagagagagagagacagagagattgagagagagacagagagatagatagagattagataatataattagatacatatactatataaatatattatatatatatatattatatattatatattattatataatatatatatataatatatatattatatatatatatatatatatatattttttatttctacatacacttctctctctctctctctcttctcctcccctctcctctctctctctctctctctctctctctctctctctctctctctctctctctctctctctctctctctctatatcatatatatatatatatataatatatctctctaactatatatatatatatgtgtgtgtgtgtgtgtgtgtgtgtgtgtgtgtgtgtgtgtgtgtgtgtgtgtgtgtgtgtggggtgtgtgtgtatttatatactacactccacacacacacacacacacaccacacacaccacaccaccacacacccacacaccacacacacgcacacacacaccaccacaacacacaccacatacattatatctatataatatatattaatacttctatatattatatattagtatatatatatatatatatatatacatatacaatatatatatatatatatatatatatatatatatatatatatatatatatataaaacatatgcattATTTATCACTTATTAGATAGGGTTGGATATAAACCTACTCACCACACCCTTTCAAACATTCGTCATTTGTGCTTCATTTTTCAATTCTGAAGACCGAAAAACCGTAGTAACGAGGCGATTGTAAAGGAAACCCCGGCATTTACTATATCGAATACTGGCACAGGTAATGCTTAATTTCACGTAAGTCGAAAGCCAATTAGACAGGTATTCGCAAGTACTGCTTGGCTCATTATCTACACTATTAGAGTAATTAGGTGATAACTGAAACATTCTTTCGCATCGATCACGGAAAATATCTAAGAGAGAAAATGTAATGAAAGCAAAGTGGAATACGCAAATAAATaagtacattttaaaaatatataatttaattcattgataaaaaaaatgaatgagataaaaaaaacagtgatgcAGAGGATGATGACATCATAAcgttatgaataatgatgaaaatacctatgatgacaagaaaaaaatcagtaatgatCATGACTAACATAGTGTGAAATGAAGttttaatagtgataacaattgaaataataacaaataatcaaataaataagcaaatactatttttattaacacCTACTTATAACAGGGtggtatttatgatgatgatggtaataatagcgataataaacataacagtgataataataataatgataaatagtaataatgatactaataatactaaaaatgacaataattttaatgttatatgtacgtatgtgtgtgtggtgtgtgtgtgtgtgtgtgtgtgtgtgtgtgtgtgtgtgtgtgtgtgtgtgtgtgtgtgtttggtgtgtgtgtgatgatgatgatgatgatgatgatgatgatgatgatgatgatgatgatgatgatgatgatgatgatgatgatgatgatgatgataataataataataataattacaataataataatgatgatgatagtgctaataaaaacaacaacaaagcagcaatattaataataatgattatgcggataataataataacaaaattactaatattaatgataatgataataatggtaataataataataataataataatagtgatggtaataataatagtaataatcataatcatcatcatcataataataattataatgataataaaaagataataataaaaaataatgattataacaataacaacaacaacaataataaaaagaaataatgataataataatataataataattactaataataataaaaaataatataatatataataataataataatataataacaataacaaaaaaataatacaaataataatatcaataacaataatggtgaaattataatgataacgataacaaaaataattacaatgataatagtaataataataatgataaaaatataaataaaaattatgatgaagatgacaataaaacctataataataatgatattgattatgataaaaacaaagataataataatcataataataattttactgataataatgatcataatacagataattctggtaatgataatgttaatgatgatagtgataaaagtaccaatgaggataataatcagaacaataatgatattgataataattataacagttgaAACAAAACCaacgatattattaaaactaatagtaatgccagtgataacagtaataacaaaaatgataacattacattaattaataataagattaataaaaaataaaaataataataatactattaaaatgacaatactagtaataacaataatgataataataataataataataataataataataataataataataataataataacaataaaaatgatgatgataaaaaataatgatataatataaatataataataataatataataataataataataataataatgatgataacaataataataacaataattataataataatgataataataataatagtaataataatgataatcataacaatgataataataatagtaataaaaataatgatattacgaaaaacaacaataataataataataataataataataatgtaaaaaataatgataatgaatggtaaaacactattcCGTGTTgaaactatggtagaaaaacccacaatgcaagaaCTAGTATTTGCATTGTCGGTTtctctaccaataataataatgatgatgatggtgatgatggtaataataatgataataataataataatgataataataataataataataataataataataataataataataataataataataatattaacaataataataacaataacaataacaataatgataataataataatgaaataataataataataacaataatgataataataatggcgttgataataaaaatgataataatgataatgatttggatAACATCAGTAACATTGACAATACTTTCAaccaattataatgaaaatagcaataataataatagttataagatgaatgatatgataattatatcaatgtctatcgggaaaaaatataataatgataataacaacaatatagataatcataacagcaaaaaacaaagatttatataaataatgataatgacttttaCCACAtcgaataaaaatgtaaatatagtaataatataacaatattattgttctttttactaatatatatatatatatatatatatatatatatatatatatatatatatatatacatacaacacacacacaccacacacacatacacacacacacacacacacacacaccacacacacacaccacacaccacacaccacacacacacacacacacaccacacacacacacacacacacacacacacacacacacatatatatatatatatatatatatatatatatatatatatatatatatatatatatatatatacatatatatgcatatatgtatatatatatatatatatatatatatatatatatatatatatatatatatatatatatatatatatgtgtttgtgtgtgtgtgtgtgtgtgtatgtatgtatatatgtatgtaatcgaaaccggtcaaatacatctcttgtactatgaagatattcattctcattcataacttttatacaacatgaatacggttcatgcacacacacacacacacacacaacacacatacacatacacatacacatacacatacacatacacatacacatacacaaacacataataataataataataataataataataacaataataataataataataatgataataaaataatgctaatataataataataataaaataataatattaataataataatgataataataataataataataataataataataataataataataataataataataatgataataataataatattaatagtaataataataacattagtaataatgataatgggaattatgatcatattaatgatgatgacaatgctaaaaataataatgacaataatgataataattttaatgataatgacgaaaagaTCAccgataacagtaacagtaatggtaatagcaatggtgatgatagaaataatatagtaacgataatgataatgataataataataataataatatgatgatgatgatgatgatgatgatgatgatgatgatgatgatgatgatgatgatgatgatgatgatgataataataataataataataataataataataaaataataataataataataataataataataataataataataataataacaagaataatgatagtaataataatagtaaatgacaataataattattaaaataataacaataatgataataataataataatagtaataataataacaacaatgacaatgacagtgataacaatagcaataattgtgatgttaattatgataacgagCACAACGAAAATATCGTAAAGCCTAAAAGCAATAGAAATGTAAATATCTGTCTGGTAAAAAATACCTCTAtatgtattaatgataaaaatgataatgatagattacCAGTCACTGCTCCCTGGCCACCACTGCCACCATACGCCATAGCAGAAGGTTCAATTAAAGGGTAGGAATTagccaaacaatatatataattgttgaaaAGGTcactttatttcattcattatcacttgatgatgatgatggctgatgatgacaatgacgagaATGATAAATTTATGAGGAGAATTCGATGGGGGTGTGAGACAGGTAACTGAGTGGGGGTGAAAGAGGGTAGGGTATTGACAGAGAAGAAACACAAATGAGGATAATGGGGATAAAATCGATGATGAGAAGTCCATGAGGTGGGTGAGATTAGGTAGTTTTTTTTAAGGcttaacaataactataacatgTTATAAAgacctatctatacatatcacTTTGTTTCCCCTTTGTGCGGAATTcacttttcacttctttttttttaatttcttaatttttggtTTACTCTCTTCCGCCCTTTCGTTTCTTCTAATAGTCTAATACTAATTCGTGAACGAATGCAAAGGATACTTGCAAATATGggcgcacatttatatatatatctttatacaatataacaataacaaaacaataagtgAACGTTCACAGTGGTTCGAGGTGTCCGCTTGCACCTCGCCAAGAGCACGGTTGGGTCGCCTTCAGGTTGCAAGAGCGCTTATAAATACACACTAGTTCACCCCAGGGCCCTGGTGGTCACGTCAGGTGGAAAGGGTCCATGAACTTGCGAATGTTGTCCCACAGGATGCTCTCCCTGACGGCGGCGAAGACGAACTTGGTCGTCTTGGTGTCTGTGGCGCAGGTCTCGTGGGTGAAGAAGTCCTTGCGGTCCTTGGCGTGCCCCATGAACTTGTTGCGGATGAAGTCGATGGCGTTGCGGTGGTCCCCGCGCGGCCCCGTGTACTCGGGGAAGTAGCGGCTGAGGTCCGACGTGGCGATCTTCTTCTGCAGGACGTCGACCTTGTTCAGGAAGAGGATGATGCTCGTGTCGATGAAGCCCCGGTACTTGAGCGTCTCGCAGAAGAGCTGCAGCGACAGCTCGAGCCGGTTCatgccgccctcctcctcctcgctccacGTCTGGTCGTACTCGCTCAGCGCCGTCAGGAAGATGATGGCGTTGATGCTGTCGAAAAGGCGCAGCCACTTGCGCCGCTCGCCCCGCTGCCCGCCCACGTCCGTGATGCGGAACGTCCAGTCGCGGTCCGTGAAGTCGTAGACGGTGGCGGCGCGCGTCGGGATGCGCAGCTGCAGCACGTCCTCCTGCGTCGGCAGGTACGGCTGCTGGGCGAGGCGGTCGGTCGCCGACAGGTATACTCGGTGTTGTCGGGCAGATTGAACTCATTCGCGCGCTGCCAGCACTCCTGCGCCGCATTGTCCTCCCATAGGACCTTCATGAGGTGCGCGTGGTCCTGCGGGATGACAGCGGGGTCCACGTCGTCCTCCAGGAGCCCCCAGGACGACGGCGTGAGGGCGGAGAGCgtgtgggcggcgtgggcggcctCGGGGGACCCCCAGGGCACGGCTGCCTCCTCCACGGCCTTGATGAGGCGCGAGACGCAGGTGAGCGCGTTCTGCAGGACGTGGCGCGTGTACGAGCGCAGGGACACGGGGGACATCCCGCCGCTGTGGATGATCTTCATCTGCCGCATGATTGTCGACTTGCCCGACTCCGCCGCTCCCAGCAGCAGTATGTAGACGGTGTGGCTGGAGCAGGCCTGCGCCCCTGGCGGGCCCAGCGTCCGGGGAGGGGGGTCCGGGGGCGGGTCGCAGCCGCAGCGGCACATGAGGCCGCAGTAGCACGAGAGAGGGCACGCCATGGCGGGCGTGGATAGGGCGGCGTCGGCTGCGGCGCTTCCAGGCTGCACTCCTGCTCTGCCCTTTCACATTCTCCCGAACGACTCCCGCTCCACCTAGAAAGATGAACGAATGTTGCAACACTCAACCAGGATATCCCACGAGCCCTTCACTCCCCCCggactttctccctcttttgacCCAGGAACACGCGAGCTCAGGTGCTTACGAATAATTTTCCAGGCAAACAAAGAGCGTCGCTTGTCCCGGACACAATACACGAAAGTCCAGCATTAGCCACTTACTTACCTGTGCGTCGGAAGGTGGTGCTCTGATGGAAGACAAAGATGTTCCTCTGCCTCCTGCGACGAGGCTCGAACTCCGCTTCACCGACGATTTCGGGAAAGGTTGCTCACTACACACAATCAATTCACATGTTTGGCACAGGGGACTCGAGGTTGTCACAGGGTAAAACAGAGAAAATCAGCCAGTATTGTGCACGGGATTTGGGCGCAGGCAGCTTTGGAATTACCACTCTGAGAGCAAGTTAGTGCTAGAACCAACCAGACTACTCGCGCTCATGCCAGATGTATGATGAATGCACCCATTCTTCAACGCTTCTTTTTTACGTCTACGAAAAAGCGTCGAGTGAATTTATCTCCCCCTTGGCATGAGAATGATATTTGCCCAAAGTCTATGCCACGAACGGAATCCAGATTGCTTTGGCGTTGAAGTTGCGGCGTTTAAAGTACTTTGTGAAATCAGGTGAAATAGTTACCTGGTGCACATTAATTTTCGGTTGCCAGATTCACGGCGTGGATATCAAGACGATTCGattatttgtgtatttctgtACAGATGACATTATGAACGAGTATGGCCAATAAGTCACTCAAATATTGTTGATTGAGAAAATGTACAAGCTTTAATGATGCTGTAACGCACGCCTCCGCTGTCCTTGGCTGTACGCTGTCggtcacacacatacaactacttTTTGTTAAAATGTCCAACCTTTACCATGTAAATTGGTAGCACCAGTGTCTTTGTCGCATCCTGGATAAACTGAACTAAACTGAAGAGGAAGAATTGATAACGTACAggacacagaaaataaaataaaatgtatttcacGCAAACATAACGTAGAAACCGAACAGACATGAATCACCATGGTAACCTTGCGTCCgaaatctgttttattattactgctgggTCCGGTTCGTGACGTCACAGTTAACGAGCCAATcaaaaaggaggaaattaaagtgaCCATGAGAGCGCTGCCGACGATCTGCTATCTTGCACCTGCTTTTTGGCACCTGCTTGGACGGCTTTCTGCTTTTGTGAGGAAAagctgacttttttccccccttcagttattatcttatctattttttttttctctctttctttccttttccccctcttctgttccagtttttcttcccctttttccctcttcctcccgttaTGTGTACCTTTTTCCCCTGCTTCGGTCACCGCATTGTCCAAAATCAACGCGAAATTCGGGGGAAGTTTTGCCTGGGGGAGAAATCTCGCACCGGAATGGAAAATCACTGCATAATTTTCCTAGTGTGCTGTATGCAACATAGTTTTATTTCTACTTAttatattcattcacttattccaATATCGTAGAATTG
This window of the Penaeus monodon isolate SGIC_2016 chromosome 39, NSTDA_Pmon_1, whole genome shotgun sequence genome carries:
- the LOC119597300 gene encoding LOW QUALITY PROTEIN: guanine nucleotide-binding protein subunit alpha-11-like (The sequence of the model RefSeq protein was modified relative to this genomic sequence to represent the inferred CDS: inserted 1 base in 1 codon) gives rise to the protein MACPLSCYCGLMCRCGCDPPPDPPPRTLGPPGAQACSSHTVYILLLGAAESGKSTIMRQMKIIHSGGMSPVSLRSYTRHVLQNALTCVSRLIKAVEEAAVPWGSPEAAHAAHTLSALTPSSWGLLEDDVDPAVIPQDHAHLMKVLWEDNAAQECWQRANEFNLPDNTEXYLSATDRLAQQPYLPTQEDVLQLRIPTRAATVYDFTDRDWTFRITDVGGQRGERRKWLRLFDSINAIIFLTALSEYDQTWSEEEEGGMNRLELSLQLFCETLKYRGFIDTSIILFLNKVDVLQKKIATSDLSRYFPEYTGPRGDHRNAIDFIRNKFMGHAKDRKDFFTHETCATDTKTTKFVFAAVRESILWDNIRKFMDPFHLT